In the genome of uncultured Trichococcus sp., the window TTCCGGATAATCCAACAAAGTCACGACCTCGTAGCCTTTCGGCTCAAAAAGGACGGCAAAATCCCTGGCCTTTCCCGGATTTTTGGTCGCTATCACGATCTTCTTTTTTTCAGTTGCGTTCATTGTATCCCTCATTTCTCAATCATTCTCAATCAAATTTACCAAGTCTACTTTTTCTACCGAAAAATTGACTTTTCCAAGCCAGTTTTCGGCGATGTCCGAAAACAGTTTCGGCGAACCCGTCGTATAAAAACGGTATACGGAGGCTTCCTTGTTGTGCGAACTTTCCGCCAAGCGGAAATAATCCAACAAAGTGCTCACCTCAGACACCGTTTCGGCACCGGAATCGATTAGGGTCACACAAGGCCCCATCACATTTTGGATGAGCGGTGTCAAAAGCGGGTAATGCGTGCACCCCAGAATCAGGGTATCGATCGATTCCTTCAGCAAGGGGGTCAGCGTTTCCGCAACCACTTTTTTCGCGATCGATCCGTTGTATTGGTTGCTCTCCACAAGGGGCACAAATTTGGGGCAGCTCATACTGATTACAGAGATGCCTTTGTCCTTGTCCTTGATCGTTTTCTTGTACACGTCACTGTTGATGGTGCCTTTTGTGCCGATTACGGCTATGCGTTCATTTTTCGAATGTTTGATTGCCGCACGGCTGCCGGGATTGATGACGCCGATCACCGGTATGTCCACGCGCTCCCGGATGATGTCCAAGGCGGCTGCGGTCGCTGTATTGCAGGCGATCACCAGCATTTTGATGTCTTTCTTCAGCAGAAACTTTGTCATTTCCCAAGTGTATTGAATCACTTCTTCTTTGGGCCTTGGTCCATAGGGGCATCTGGCGGAATCCCCCAGATAATAAATGGATTCGTTGGGAAGCTGTTTCATCGCTTGTTTCACGACGGTCAAGCCGCCGACGCCAGAGTCAATAAAACCGATTGCTTTTTTGCTCATGCAGTTACTTCCTTTATTTGTTTTCGTATCTCTATTTTACCTTAAGATGCAC includes:
- the racE gene encoding glutamate racemase; this encodes MSKKAIGFIDSGVGGLTVVKQAMKQLPNESIYYLGDSARCPYGPRPKEEVIQYTWEMTKFLLKKDIKMLVIACNTATAAALDIIRERVDIPVIGVINPGSRAAIKHSKNERIAVIGTKGTINSDVYKKTIKDKDKGISVISMSCPKFVPLVESNQYNGSIAKKVVAETLTPLLKESIDTLILGCTHYPLLTPLIQNVMGPCVTLIDSGAETVSEVSTLLDYFRLAESSHNKEASVYRFYTTGSPKLFSDIAENWLGKVNFSVEKVDLVNLIEND